The nucleotide sequence gtcgaagctccacatagagcgcttgctttgggagtcttgtgtcgggcatgtggatgatgtggcccgcccaatggagctgatcgagtgtggttaatgctttgatgctggggatgttggcctgagcgagaacactgacgttggtgcgtctgtcctgccaatggatttgcaggatcttgctgaggctgcgctggtggtacttctccagcgttttgagatgctgctgtacatggtccaagtctctgagccatatcggagggcaggtatcactactgccagatttgaggtcctggtcttcaaacactctcttcctcaggcaaccgaaggctgcactggcacactgaaggcggtgttggatctcatcgtcagtgtctgctcttgctgacctaacttggtgtcgtcagcaaacttgggtataCAGCTCTCCatttcttcatctaagtcatttataaatatagtgaaaagctgaggctccagtacagatccctgacagacaccactagtcacattctgCCAACTGTGGTACatgtccattatccctactctctgtctccaacCTTCTAACCAGTTCACTACCCCTGTCAATAGTAATGATAATTATCCCTGGTTTTGGGGTAATTACTTCTTAAAAGCTAGGAGTGTTATGGTTGAGAGATATGAACAAGGGATGGTTTTaatgccttctcctgttcctaattgtattTTGTTCTTAACAAGTGGGAGGATATGAGAGTGACATAAGCTTCAATAAGAAGAGCTATATGATGAAAGGCTGCTATGTCAGCAATAGCTTGCTAATCTGAAACATGCTGTTTTGGCGTAAAGACCTGGATGTTTTTACTTCAGATGCAAGGTTGGGCCAGGTTTCACTGGTAGACTTGTTGTATCAGAAGGCTTAGCCTTGCACATCTTTAATTTCAAAGGGAGAGGCAGAAGGCTAATAGCACAGGATGTCACCAAGCTTGAAAAATATCAGGTTGTATAAATAAAGGGCTTCTGAGTAAAGGGAAACCACCCCTGGTCTTTCATTGCACCCTTGATGATGGCACAAAGTACAGGTTTGCAAGTCAAAGCTTTCTGATAACTCACCTTTAAAATTCAATTTGGCACTTGtgatagctcagtatttaaatgctTAATGTGCGACTGCACCGTGTCATCGAGGTTCCATCCCCTGTCTGGGCTGAGTTCGTTGATCTTGGTCAGGGCAGTGCTGGGGCACTACAGCTGAGTATTTCAGACAAGGGTCCTGTTCTAAATTGCTGTCCATTGGCCACTGCTGGACAGGGTATGGCTTGCCGGTGCTGTCACAGTTAGAGTCCACAGACTGACGGCTCACACATCAAGAAAGGTCAACCGGGCAAGGTACCAGAGGGCTGTCATTGTCCATAGAACTATAACCCTTCATGTCATCAGGAAGGAGATGAAGGGGACAAAAATAGAAATTCCATTATTCAATGATATTTTTCAATCTTGGTggcatcttccagaattccctagattcaggaaaggtcccagcggatggaaggtagcaaatgtaaccccgctattcaagaaaggagggaagagagaaaaccgggaactaccggccagttagcttaacatcagtcatcgggaaaatgctggaatcaattgttaaggaagtggtatcagggtacttagaaaatcataacatgattaggcagagtcaatatggttttatgaaagggaaatcgtgcttgacaaatttattagagttttttgaggatgtaactggcagggcaaccagtggatgtagtatatttggatttccgataaagattcaataaggtgccacataaaaggttgttaagcaagataagggcacatgggattgggggtaaggggacatggataaaggattggtaaacagacagacagaaggaataaacgggtcattttcagattggcaggatgtaactagtgaggtgccgcaaggatcaatgcttctgcaatttacaatctacattaatgacttggatgaagggactgagtgtaatgtatccaagtttgctgacgatacaaagctaggtggaaaagtaagatgtGCTTCGGATGCAAAGTGcctacaaaggaatatagacaggataagtgagtgggcaataaggtggccgacagagtacaatgtggggaaatgtgaggttattcactttggtaggaagaatagaaaaacagaatattttttaaatggcgagaaactattaaatattgttGAGATttgggtatcctcgtacaggaaacacaaagttaacatgcaggtacagcaagcaattaggaagacaaatggcatgttagcttttattgcaagagggttggaggacaagagtaaggaggtcttgctataattgtacagggctgtggtgagaccacacctggagtactgtgcactccttatttaaggaaggatgtacttgcctgaGAGGCATTGCAACAAAAGTTCATTAGATTGATCCCCgaggtgagagggttgtcctatgagaagagattgagtagattgggcctatactctctggaatttagaggaatgagggttgatctaattgaaacatataagtttctgagggggattgacagggtagatgctgagaggttgtttccccctggctggagagactaaaactagggggcacagtctcaggataaggggtcagccatttaagactgagataaggaggaatttcttcactcagagggtggtgaacctttgtgattctctgccctagagggctgtgaatgctcagttgttgtgtatattcaagattgagagaggtagatttttggacatcatcataggcagttcctcagagtcaaggatgacttgcttccacactaaaaatgagttctcaggtgtctgaagagtccaatgcgggacctacagtctctcacaggtggggcagacagtggtgaagcaacgggtgggtggggagcctgggttgccgtgtgctccttccgctgtctacgcttggcttcagcttgctcttggcaaagagactcgaggtgttcagcaccttcccggatgcttctcctccactttgggcggtcttgggccagggattcccaggtgtcggtggggatgttacataagggatatgggaatagggcaggaaagtggagttgaggtcgaagatcagccatgatcttattgaatggcagagcaggctcgaggggccgaatggcctactcctgcttttatttcttatgttcaataagTTTGTGAATGATGCTATTAACTAATGACTACAGTGCAACAAAAAAATCTCATTACAATGCATATCGTAGAAAGACTGTAAGATGGGCTTTCCCAAAGTAAATAAGCCATAGAGAGCAGGAAGACCCAGTTTTGCTGACCTATCTAATCCCAGACAACAAAGCAGTGAAGCACTACTATTAAGCTTGCAGTCCTAGGAATAGGAAAAATAAACCAGGGCACCTGTTCAGTGACCCCGATCGGAAAGTGCCTATGTGTGGACAAGATCGGCTCAGTATTCTTGATCACAGTCAAATTCTTTGTTGACACATACTGTCCTGGTTTGCTTGTGACCAATGGCTATTTCAGTGAGATACTGGAAGGCTGCCCATGCCAATGGAACCATTCCCCAGGAAGTGTCACATAGACGACCTGTTTCAGTTTATTCTCAGAGATGTAATACCCTGTATtctgatgtctgcgctcctcaaattctgccctcttgagcatccctgattataatcgctcaaccatcggtggttatgccttcagctgcctgggccccaagctctggcactccctccctaaacctctccgcctctctacctctcattcttctttaagatactccttaaaacctacttctttaatcaagcttttggtcatctgctgtaatttattcttatgtggctcagtgttaaatttatttgttttgtcttgtaacactgctgtgaagcgccttgggatgttttactatgttaaaggcgctatataaatacaagttgttgttgaattcagTACTACCACCAGAACCTGCCTTGTGTTCGAGACTCAACCTATGTTTCTCTAGTTGCCCAGGAGAGATGCAAATGCTTTAACTTAAATGTACTTATTTTTCCCCAACCAGGATAGTTTGTGTCGATTATTCTTCACCAATACTTTAAAATGGAAACTCCGAAGATCTCTGGAGCCAGGCACTGAGGTTATTGCCTGCCATAACATCACTGAGTCTCTGACCTTGCTGATGAATTGCTGCAAGGTCGAAGGATCTTATAGCTGAAACAAGATGGCCTATATTCCAAAGAAATGTGGTGTTAAGTTTAAACCACCTGCAATTGTTTTAATCTATGAAGATGAAAGTACTAAAAAAACTCGACAAAGACTGATACCAGCTCGAAATTTCTCCAAATGTTCAGGTGAGAACCTAGTTTTAAATTTATTCTCAACTAGCTCATCCAACACTACACTAATCAAATGGGTGATGATCACGGGAGGAGAGGAGAAACTACAATGATCACCTTGACATTGGTATTGCAATGCTGACAATAGGATTTCAGTAAAGCATGCTGGGCGAGTGAAATCTTTCCTACTACATCCACTTACACTATTAAAAACACCAAACACTATAATTAAAGATTTTTCCCTTCCAAACTTAAAGAGAACACCTTACGTAATATAACTATAGCGCACGAGGTGAAATAATGATAGTTATACATTTGCCACTGGTGTAGGTAGTGCTGGGAGCAACTTAAGGTGATGTACTTAAGCTGTAAAAAAACCTTACCTCACAACGTGAAAGCTCTTTGGTTAAGTGTAATATAACATATTGGTACATGTGGTGCAGTAGCTATCTGCATTGGCTACATTGGACAAAAAGAGGACTTCTTCACTGCCTTTCTGTTTCCTTGTCTTTATGTAGTACCAGTTGAATGACAACCAAGGAGAGGGGAaattaggtttaaaaaaaaatctggggtACAAATTAGTACTGCTAACTGGAGAAAGAGAGCTTTGCGACTGGAGCACACATCAGGAATTCAGGTGAAGAGGTCAGTGTGTGTATCTGTCTATTAATCTTAGTCGATGGAAAATCAAGTGAAATTCGTAACTACCATGTTCAAATTCTTGATATGCGCTCTGGTCACGCCATGTTCTGCACCAGGAGTAATTTATTTTTATATAACAAAAGCCAGGGATGGGAAAAGGCCATTCAGTGATAGACTGATATATCACAGGAGGAAttcagcccatcgggcctgtgccggctctttgaaagagctgtccaattagtctcactcccttgctcttttccgatagccttgcaaatttctccccttcaagtatttattcaattccctattgagagttattattgaatctgcttccaccaaccttggTACATTAGTACGTTAATTCTCCTTTCACGGACGGGGTAGCTTCGTGAGGTGACTCCCCTAGCCGCATTCGATGGGAGTATGGGTCAGAGGCTGGAGCACAACAAGGCTGACTCAATGATCATACTCACAAGACTCTACACTGAGATTCCATTAACCCGTTATCTGTCCCTTGAATAACTTCAAAGTTATGTTCTTCCTTGATGGATTATTCTAAACCATACTCCAGTTCGACTCAATActgttagaagagataggcaaaaaagAAAGAAATGGACAAAAATATTGAATGGAGATAGCATATAATATACATTTTTCCCTTTTGAAAATGTTTGATTATAGATTGCAGCCAAGCTGCAGAACAGTTGAAGAATAACCCTCGGCACCAAGAGTACCTGGATGGAGTGTCACAACAGCAGCTGCAGAAACTATACCAGCTCCTGAGGGACAGCCTGAATGGGCTGAGCCTTGGCCAGAGTCTGGAGACAATCCTGAGGGAAAACTCCATCAACCCAGAGGAGGATCTCAACAAACTTGACGACAATGAATtggcaaaaaagaaaaaaatcatgGATGAACTATTTGAGAAGAACCAGAGAAAACCCAACGACCCGGAGTTTGTTTATGACCTGGAAGTCGATTTCCCACAGGATGGACAGACTGAGTCATGTGGCTGGGATGAGGAAGAGCAAGATGGAGAGATTTGATTTGTCTTTCATTTTCAGAACTGTCAGTGCACATCTTTGAGGGCAGGAGAATAATCTGGTGGCCAGCTCCCCTTAGCTGACCAACATAATACAGTAATATAATGACAGCTGTAACACACGGAATTATATCCAACACAGGTTAAAGGGGATATGAACAGGTCATTGTTATCACTTGCAAGTAAACTGCAAATGCTAAACAGCAAATTTTGGAAATATTTTTTGTACTTAAGGTGAGGGATCTTGGCGCTGGGGAATGGAAAACACATGCTCTCGAGTTGTGGTGAGTGTACCAGAGTGCCAAACAATTTCAGTCCCAAAATGATTAACCAAAAGTGCAGAATGATATCCTTTGCAGTTTTGCCAACTCACAGTCCAGTGGCAAACTTATGATGGTAGCTTTATTTTATAGGTTACTCACAATCTCAATGTTTTCAAAACTGAAACCCTTGTGTGActatgcggttgataatgaagaagaaagctgtagactgcaggaagaaatcaatgacctggtcaggtgggcagaacagtggcaaatagaattcaatccggagaagtgtgaggtaatgcatttggggagggccaacaaggcaagggaatacatattaaatggtaggacactgagaattgtagaggaacaaagggaccgtggagtgcatgtccacagatccctgaaggtagcaggctaagtagataaggtgcttaagaaggcatacggaatgcttgcctttattagctgaggcatagaatacaagagcagaaactgtataaaacactagttaggtcgcagcgtgcagttctggtcatcacattacaggaaggatgtgattgcactggagaggatgcagaggagatttacgagaatgttgcctggactggagaattttagctatgaggaaagattggataggctggtgttgttttctttagatcagaggagtctgaggggagatcttattgaggtgtataaaattatgaggggcctacatagagtggataggacagacctatttcccttaacagaggggtcaacaactagggggcagagatttaaagtaaatgctagaaggttcagaggagaaatttcttcagccagagggtggtgggggtctggaactcactgcctgaaagtgtggtagaggcagaaaccctcacattaaaaaagtacttggatgtgcacttgaagtgctgtaacctacagggctacggaccaagagctggaaggtgggattaggttggataactcttggttggccggcgtggacacgatgggccgaaatggcctccttccatgttgtaaatttatatgattcttatGATTGTGTCATTTTCAGTGCATACCACGTGACGTTTGAGTATTTTTATTGTTGTGGAAACATTGGGGCATCCTCATCGCCAGGGTAATAAACAGGTGGAGCGCATCGCCCACATGTTATAGAACCTACCCGAGTTTCACCAGATTACAACAGTTTTGCATTGATTCCCTGTTTGAAAAGCTTATTCTCCAAGGAACTCTGCACAGTTCACCACTCCCTGCTCGGGTTTGTTCTCCTCAGCTGCCCACTTGCCATGTAGATGCTGATTCCTTCGATGGTGCCCACTCCACAGATCCTTCACAACTCATGCCCATTCCCTGCAAGGACAGATAAATTGTACCTTTCAGGTTGGGGTGAAAAGaataattcttttttttttaaacttgtatttAAAAATGTCCTTCCGCAGTAAGTGAGGCCCTGCAACCCTGAAGCAATGGAGTTCAAATTCCCCTGTTGTCATTAGAGGATTTATTTCAAAATCTGTTAAAAAGAAAAAGTAAAGAGATTAGGCACTTCTGCTCTTTAAGACCAATACGATAAGACATAAAtctgtcatcagcaaagtgatggaagatgttgtcgaTAGTCTCAGCAAGcgacacttaccaataacctgctcaccaatgctcagtttcggTTTGACTAGAATCATTCATTCAGCTCCAGCcctcatggacaaaagagctgaattccagaggtgaagtattGTAGATGGGACAAACTAAATTTGCcttaatagtgtagaggacgaattcCTGGAATGTATatcagatagttttctagatcagtagggaacaggctattttaaatctagtattgggcaatgagaaaaggttaaattaataagcttgtagtaaagggacctttagggaagagtgcCCATAACACAATAGAATTTTATAGAGTctgaaaatgatttagttgaatccgaaagtaggatcttaaatctaaacaaagcaaactacataggtatatgGGACGAGTTGGCCAAGATAGATTCAGAAACTACATTAAAAAATATGACTATAGCCAAACAATAGATAGAATTTAATGAATAAATAATTTATAACATATACATTCTTTTAAGGCAGAAAAACCCTACAGGAAGTGatccaaccatggttaacaagagaAGTTTAAAATAGTatgagatcaaaggaagaggcttataatgatgccaaaagagcagtaagcccgagggttgggaagattttagaattcagcaaaggaggaccaagaaattgataaagggaaaatagaatgagagtaaactagcaagagacaaaaACAGAGTGTGaaaacttctataggtatgtaaaagggAAAaggttagcgaaagtaaatgtgggtccctcacaggccgagacaggagaaattataatggggaataaggaaatggcagagaaatttatcaaatactgtgtgtctgtcttcacagaagaagatgcaaaaatcttgccggaaatagtggagaaccaacgggccagcgagaatgaggaactgaaagaaattagtattagtaaaaaaaaaatagtactggagaaattaatgggactgaaagccgataaatcccctggacctgatggcctacatcctagggttttgaaggaggtggctatagaaatagtggatgcattggttgtcatctttcaaaatgccatagattctagaacggttcccgcggattggaaagtagcaaatgtaaccccactatttaaggagggagagagaaaatggggaactacagaccagttaacccgAGATCAGTACtatggaaaatgctagaatctattattaaggacatggtaacatggcacttaaaaaaaataataggattgggcagagtaaacacggatttatgaaagtgaaatcatgtttgataaatgggTTAgagttttgaggttgtaacgagcaggatagataatgtgggtatatttggattttcagaaggcattcgataatgtgccacataagaggttatcaaacaaaattagggctcatggaattagagtaatatactagcatggatagaggattggttaacgaacagaaaacagagtaggaataaacgggtcattttcgggttggcaggctgtaactagtggagtgccacaaggatcagtgcttgggccccagctattcacaatctatatcaatgatttggacaacgggaccaaatgtaatatatctatgtttgctgatgatacaaatctaggtgggaatgcacgttgcgaggaggatgcaaagagacttccaggggatatagacagacgaaatgagtgggcaagaacatggcaaatggaatataatgtggggaaatgtgaagttatccactttagtcagaaaaatagaaaagcagagtttttttaaatggtgagagattgagaaatgttggtgttcagagggacctgggtctccttgtacacaaatcattgaaagttaatgtgcaggtacaacaagcaattaagtaaGCAAAtacaatgttggcttttattacaagaggatttgagtatgagtaaagacatcttactgcaattatatagggccctggtgagaccacacctggagtattgtgtacagttttggtctccttacctaaggaaggatatacttgccatagaggaagtgcaacaaaggttcaccagactgattcctgggatggggggattgtcctatgaggagagattgagcagactaggcctatattctcgagtttagaagaatgagaagtgatttcattgaaacatacaaaattcttacagggctcaacatgcagggaggatgtttcccttggctggggagtctagcaccaggggtcacagtctcagaataaggggtcggccatttaggactgagatgaggagaaacttcttcactcagagggtggtgaatctttggaattctctaccctagatggctgtggaggctcagcctttgagtatattcaagacagagatcgatagatttttgaatattaagggaatcaagggatatggggacagtgcaggagttgaggtagaagatcagccgtgatcttattcaatgacagagcaggctcgaggggccgaatggccaactcctatttcttatcaggcgagagtgactacccttgacattaaggcagcttcatcaatgaccatacatttaaaggagatatttcataacaagaaaaatatattccagtgaggaggaaagggtgtaaaagaaaagatagccatctgtggctaactaaagaaataaaggacggtatcaaattaaaaacaagggcatacaaagtggccaaaactagtgggagaacagaagattgggaagcttttaaaagccagcaaaaaaacaactaaaaaatgattaagaaagggaagatagactatgaaagtaaactagcacaaaatataaaaacagatagcaagagtttctacaggtatataaaaaggaaaagtgtggctaaagtaaatgttggtcccggagaggatgagcctggggaattagtaatggggaacatggagatggcagaaactctgaacaaatattttgcatcagtctttaaggtggaggacactaaaaatatcccaatggatagtcaaggggctatggggggggtgggggtggggggaggaacttatcactaaggaggtggtattcagtaagataatgggactaaaggcggataaatcccttggacctgatggcttgcatccgagggtcttaagagaagtagcggcagggatactggatgcattggttgtaatttaccaacattccctggattctgggaaggtcccagcagattggaaaattgcaaatgtaacgcccctattcaaaaaaggaggcagacaaaaagcaggaaagtatagaccagttagcctaacatctgtggttaggaaaatgttgaagtccattattaaagaagcagtagcaggacatttggaaaagtacaattcagtcaggcaaagtcagcatggatttatgaaggggaagtcgtgtttgataaatttgctggaattctttgaggatgtagcgaacagggtggttaaaggggaaccagtggatgtggtgtatttggacttccagaaggcatttgacaagacgccacataaaaggttactgcacaagagaaaagttcatggggttggaggcaatatattagcatggataaaggattggctaactaacagaaaagagagttgggataaatggttcattctcaggttggcaatcagtaactagtggggtgccgcagggatcagtgctatttacaatctacattaacgacttggatgaagggaccgagtgtaaggtagccaagtttgctgacgatacaaagatgggaggaaaagcagtgtgtgaggaggacacaaaaaatctgcaaaaggatatagataggcaaaatgaatgggcaaaaatttggcagatggagtataatgttggaaagagaggttatgcactttggcagaaaaaaaatcaaagagcaagttattatttaaatggagaaaaattgcaaagtgctgcagtaca is from Pristiophorus japonicus isolate sPriJap1 chromosome 6, sPriJap1.hap1, whole genome shotgun sequence and encodes:
- the cep19 gene encoding centrosomal protein of 19 kDa, yielding MAYIPKKCGVKFKPPAIVLIYEDESTKKTRQRLIPARNFSKCSDCSQAAEQLKNNPRHQEYLDGVSQQQLQKLYQLLRDSLNGLSLGQSLETILRENSINPEEDLNKLDDNELAKKKKIMDELFEKNQRKPNDPEFVYDLEVDFPQDGQTESCGWDEEEQDGEI